ATGTCGAGCAGGTGATCCGCCCGGCCGTCGAACGTGGCGCCATCGTGCTGTGTGATCGCTTCCTCGATTCGTCGCGCGTCTACCAAGGCGTAACAGGCGACCTCGATCCCGACTTCATGGCGGCGGTCGAGCGCGTGGCGATCAATGGCATGATGCCTGACATGACGCTTATCCTGGATCTCGACCCGACCGAAGGCTTGCGGCGCGCCACTGCCAGGCGCGGGCAGGATGTGGCAGACCGCTTCGAGAAGGAGACCGTCGAGATCCACCAGCGCCGGCGCGATGCCTATCTGGCGATTGCCGAGAACGAACCTGAGCGATGCATCCTGATCGACGCATCGAAGGATCAGGAAGAGGTCGAGCATTCGATCACCGACGCCGTCTTCGCAGCCCTAGAGGCGCGTGCTACAGCCGGCAGCCGGGCGAGGGCTGACGCCTGATGTTCGAACGCATTGCCCCCGAACAGCACGACACGCTCGACGGCATCCCCGAGCCGTCCGAAAACCCGCATCTGTTTGGCCACGAACAGGCGATCGCGATGCTGACATCAGCCTATCGCTCGGGCAAGCTGCCACACGCCCTGATCCTCGCCGGACCGGTCGGCATCGGCAAGGCAACGCTGGCCTTTCATCTCGCCAATCATTTGCTGCGTTATCCAGACTATCGCAGTGCGCCGGAAGATCTGGCTGATCCAGATCCGCGGTCGGGACTGTTCCGCCAGGTCGCCACCGGCGCGCATCCTTCCGTGTTGCATCTGACGCGCCCGCAGAACGACAAGACCAAGGGCTTCAAGTCGGTCGTGACGGTCGACGAGATCCGCAAGGTGTCGCGTTTCCTGTCCATGACCTCGCATGATGGCGCCTATCGCGTGGTCATCGTCGATCCGGCCGACGACATGAACACCAATGCCGCCAACGCGCTGCTCAAGAATCTCGAGGAGCCGCCGGCACGCACGCTGTTCATCCTGATCGTGCATGCACCCGGCAGCCTGCTACCGACGATCCGGTCGCGTTGCCAGACCATTCGACTGACCCCGCTCGACGACGACGCGCTGCTGGCGGCCCTTGCCGGCACCGATCAGCCGGCCCCTGACGAGCCCGAGGCGCGCACCGCACTGGTGCAACGGGCAGGGGGAAGCGTGCGTGCAGCAATTCTGCTCACCCAATATGGCGGCCTGGAGATTGCCGAAGCGCTGGACAAGATCGTGTACGCGGGACGCAACGACATCGCCGCTTCGCACAAGCTTGCCGATGCGGTGGCAGGCAGGGACAGCGCCATCCAGTTCGACGTCTTCAATCGCCGCGCCCTCGACCTTTTGTCCGATACGGCGACAGACGCGGCGCGCAACTCCGATCTTTCGCGGGCGAACGCCTTGTCCGATGCTTGGCACGACGCGCAAAACGC
The nucleotide sequence above comes from Aminobacter aminovorans. Encoded proteins:
- the tmk gene encoding dTMP kinase produces the protein MARGFFITFEGGEGAGKSTQIERLAGKLRDKRYDIVVTREPGGSPGAEAVRHVLLSGAAEPFGPEMEALLFAAARSDHVEQVIRPAVERGAIVLCDRFLDSSRVYQGVTGDLDPDFMAAVERVAINGMMPDMTLILDLDPTEGLRRATARRGQDVADRFEKETVEIHQRRRDAYLAIAENEPERCILIDASKDQEEVEHSITDAVFAALEARATAGSRARADA
- a CDS encoding DNA polymerase III subunit delta'; translation: MMFERIAPEQHDTLDGIPEPSENPHLFGHEQAIAMLTSAYRSGKLPHALILAGPVGIGKATLAFHLANHLLRYPDYRSAPEDLADPDPRSGLFRQVATGAHPSVLHLTRPQNDKTKGFKSVVTVDEIRKVSRFLSMTSHDGAYRVVIVDPADDMNTNAANALLKNLEEPPARTLFILIVHAPGSLLPTIRSRCQTIRLTPLDDDALLAALAGTDQPAPDEPEARTALVQRAGGSVRAAILLTQYGGLEIAEALDKIVYAGRNDIAASHKLADAVAGRDSAIQFDVFNRRALDLLSDTATDAARNSDLSRANALSDAWHDAQNAISETETYNLDKKQHVLAMIDRLNAALRM